A stretch of the Lactuca sativa cultivar Salinas chromosome 9, Lsat_Salinas_v11, whole genome shotgun sequence genome encodes the following:
- the LOC111901684 gene encoding probable fructokinase-7 isoform X2, which yields MADIPTSDDLKDLSLHSNGNPETIKPNPLVVCFGEMLIDFVPSISGVSLAEAPDFKKAPGGAPANVAVGIARLGGSSAFIGKVGDDEFGHMLADILKKNKVDNSGMRFDQNARTALAFVTLKSDGEREFMFFRNPSADMLLHESELDLNLIKQASIFHYGSISLIEEPCKSTHLVAMAIAKKSGSILSYDVNLRLPLWPSEDAARQGIMSIWDQSDIIKVSEDEITFLTGGDDPYDDNVVLNKLFHPNLKLLLVSEGPDGCRYYTKEFKGRVPSVKVKPVDTTGAGDAFVGGILSNLALDTNLYKDEAKLREALVFANACGALTVTKKGAIPSMPTRDEVHEILKNE from the exons ATGGCGGATATTCCAACTTCAG ATGATCTGAAAGACTTATCCTTGCATTCAAATGGAAATCCAGAGACAATCAAACCCAATCCACTTGTCGTATGCTTCGGGGAAATGTTGATTGATTTCGTGCCTTCAATTTCTGGGGTTTCACTTGCAGAAGCACCCGATTTCAAGAAAGCTCCTGGTGGTGCTCCTGCTAATGTCGCTGTTGGTATAGCAAGATTGGGAGGCTCTTCCGCTTTCATAGGCAAG GTGGGTGATGATGAATTTGGTCACATGTTGGctgacattttgaagaaaaacaaagTCGACAACTCTGGGATGCGATTTGACCAAAATGCAAGAACAGCTTTGGCTTTTGTTACTCTAAAATCTGATGGAGAGAGGGAATTTATGTTTTTTCGTAATCCGAGTGCCGACATGCTTCTTCATGAATCGGAACTTGATTTGAATCTTATCAAGCAG GCGAGTATATTCCACTATGGTTCTATTAGCTTGATAGAGGAGCCATGCAAATCAACACATCTAGTTGCAATGGCAATAGCAAAGAAATCGGGAAGCATCCTATCTTATGATGTGAATTTGAGATTACCATTATGGCCCTCAGAGGATGCGGCTCGACAAGGCATAATGAGCATATGGGATCAATCAGATATCATCAAG GTAAGTGAGGATGAAATTACGTTTTTGACCGGGGGTGACGATCCTTATGACGATAACGTGGTGTTGAATAAACTTTTTCATCCAAATCTTAAGCTTTTGCTTGTAAGTGAAGGGCCAGATGGGTGTAGATATTATACAAAG GAATTTAAGGGTAGAGTTCCGAGTGTTAAAGTAAAGCCTGTTGATACTACGGGTGCTGGAGATGCATTTGTTGGTGGAATTTTAAGCAATTTAGCTTTGGATACAAATCTTTATAAG GACGAAGCAAAACTAAGAGAAGCACTTGTTTTTGCAAACGCATGTGGGGCCCTAACTGTAACAAAGAAAGGAGCCATTCCATCTATGCCCACAAGAGATGAAGTCCACGAAATCTTGAAAAACGAATGA
- the LOC111901684 gene encoding probable fructokinase-7 isoform X1 encodes MNLESIFMHSDDLKDLSLHSNGNPETIKPNPLVVCFGEMLIDFVPSISGVSLAEAPDFKKAPGGAPANVAVGIARLGGSSAFIGKVGDDEFGHMLADILKKNKVDNSGMRFDQNARTALAFVTLKSDGEREFMFFRNPSADMLLHESELDLNLIKQASIFHYGSISLIEEPCKSTHLVAMAIAKKSGSILSYDVNLRLPLWPSEDAARQGIMSIWDQSDIIKVSEDEITFLTGGDDPYDDNVVLNKLFHPNLKLLLVSEGPDGCRYYTKEFKGRVPSVKVKPVDTTGAGDAFVGGILSNLALDTNLYKDEAKLREALVFANACGALTVTKKGAIPSMPTRDEVHEILKNE; translated from the exons ATGAATCTTGAATCAATTTTCATGCATTCAGATGATCTGAAAGACTTATCCTTGCATTCAAATGGAAATCCAGAGACAATCAAACCCAATCCACTTGTCGTATGCTTCGGGGAAATGTTGATTGATTTCGTGCCTTCAATTTCTGGGGTTTCACTTGCAGAAGCACCCGATTTCAAGAAAGCTCCTGGTGGTGCTCCTGCTAATGTCGCTGTTGGTATAGCAAGATTGGGAGGCTCTTCCGCTTTCATAGGCAAG GTGGGTGATGATGAATTTGGTCACATGTTGGctgacattttgaagaaaaacaaagTCGACAACTCTGGGATGCGATTTGACCAAAATGCAAGAACAGCTTTGGCTTTTGTTACTCTAAAATCTGATGGAGAGAGGGAATTTATGTTTTTTCGTAATCCGAGTGCCGACATGCTTCTTCATGAATCGGAACTTGATTTGAATCTTATCAAGCAG GCGAGTATATTCCACTATGGTTCTATTAGCTTGATAGAGGAGCCATGCAAATCAACACATCTAGTTGCAATGGCAATAGCAAAGAAATCGGGAAGCATCCTATCTTATGATGTGAATTTGAGATTACCATTATGGCCCTCAGAGGATGCGGCTCGACAAGGCATAATGAGCATATGGGATCAATCAGATATCATCAAG GTAAGTGAGGATGAAATTACGTTTTTGACCGGGGGTGACGATCCTTATGACGATAACGTGGTGTTGAATAAACTTTTTCATCCAAATCTTAAGCTTTTGCTTGTAAGTGAAGGGCCAGATGGGTGTAGATATTATACAAAG GAATTTAAGGGTAGAGTTCCGAGTGTTAAAGTAAAGCCTGTTGATACTACGGGTGCTGGAGATGCATTTGTTGGTGGAATTTTAAGCAATTTAGCTTTGGATACAAATCTTTATAAG GACGAAGCAAAACTAAGAGAAGCACTTGTTTTTGCAAACGCATGTGGGGCCCTAACTGTAACAAAGAAAGGAGCCATTCCATCTATGCCCACAAGAGATGAAGTCCACGAAATCTTGAAAAACGAATGA
- the LOC111901684 gene encoding probable fructokinase-7 isoform X3 — translation MLIDFVPSISGVSLAEAPDFKKAPGGAPANVAVGIARLGGSSAFIGKVGDDEFGHMLADILKKNKVDNSGMRFDQNARTALAFVTLKSDGEREFMFFRNPSADMLLHESELDLNLIKQASIFHYGSISLIEEPCKSTHLVAMAIAKKSGSILSYDVNLRLPLWPSEDAARQGIMSIWDQSDIIKVSEDEITFLTGGDDPYDDNVVLNKLFHPNLKLLLVSEGPDGCRYYTKEFKGRVPSVKVKPVDTTGAGDAFVGGILSNLALDTNLYKDEAKLREALVFANACGALTVTKKGAIPSMPTRDEVHEILKNE, via the exons ATGTTGATTGATTTCGTGCCTTCAATTTCTGGGGTTTCACTTGCAGAAGCACCCGATTTCAAGAAAGCTCCTGGTGGTGCTCCTGCTAATGTCGCTGTTGGTATAGCAAGATTGGGAGGCTCTTCCGCTTTCATAGGCAAG GTGGGTGATGATGAATTTGGTCACATGTTGGctgacattttgaagaaaaacaaagTCGACAACTCTGGGATGCGATTTGACCAAAATGCAAGAACAGCTTTGGCTTTTGTTACTCTAAAATCTGATGGAGAGAGGGAATTTATGTTTTTTCGTAATCCGAGTGCCGACATGCTTCTTCATGAATCGGAACTTGATTTGAATCTTATCAAGCAG GCGAGTATATTCCACTATGGTTCTATTAGCTTGATAGAGGAGCCATGCAAATCAACACATCTAGTTGCAATGGCAATAGCAAAGAAATCGGGAAGCATCCTATCTTATGATGTGAATTTGAGATTACCATTATGGCCCTCAGAGGATGCGGCTCGACAAGGCATAATGAGCATATGGGATCAATCAGATATCATCAAG GTAAGTGAGGATGAAATTACGTTTTTGACCGGGGGTGACGATCCTTATGACGATAACGTGGTGTTGAATAAACTTTTTCATCCAAATCTTAAGCTTTTGCTTGTAAGTGAAGGGCCAGATGGGTGTAGATATTATACAAAG GAATTTAAGGGTAGAGTTCCGAGTGTTAAAGTAAAGCCTGTTGATACTACGGGTGCTGGAGATGCATTTGTTGGTGGAATTTTAAGCAATTTAGCTTTGGATACAAATCTTTATAAG GACGAAGCAAAACTAAGAGAAGCACTTGTTTTTGCAAACGCATGTGGGGCCCTAACTGTAACAAAGAAAGGAGCCATTCCATCTATGCCCACAAGAGATGAAGTCCACGAAATCTTGAAAAACGAATGA